CGATGCTTCGCTCCTCGGAGAGGAGTTGAAGACGGCGGCGACCGCCGGGCCGGGTGCCGGGGGCGAGTCCTTCTTCGTCCGATCCGGAGCCCGGAGAGTCCGCCTGTCCATCAACCCGAACTCGCCGATCAAGGTGATCCGGGATGGAGACGGCGTTGCCGTGGTCCGGGGCGGGCGCCTCATCACGCGGGGCATCCTGGAGCAGCCGCTCTGCCACTGCCCGAGGCAGGCGTATATCACCCTCTCCGAACGCTGCATCTATAACTGCCGCTTCTGCCCGGTCCCGAAGATCCAGGGACCGCTGAAAGACATTCCGACAGTTCTGCGGATGGTGGAAGCTGCCGCCGCCACGGGGGAACTCGAGGCGATCGCCCTGACGAGCGGTGTCGCGGACTCCCCCTACCTCGAGGCGGAGCGAGCGGTGGAGGTGGTGAAAGCGCTCGCGCGGGAGTACGACCTCCCCATCGGGGTCTCGATCTACCCCACCTGGAGGTCCAGTGAGGACCTCTTCGCCGCAGGAGCCACCGAGATCAAGTACAACGTCGAGACCATGGATCACGCGCTCTTCTCCCGTATCTGCCCGGGGCTGGACCACCGCTTTATCCTGGAATCTCTTGCGAAGGCGGTGCCCATCTTCGGAAGGGGCCGTGTCGCCTCGAACTTCATCATCGGTCTCGGCGAGGACGACGCCTGCGTCCGGGAGGGCGTGACGGTTCTTGCCGAAATGGGTGTGATACCGATCCTGCGCCCGATCACGGCATCGCCCCTCCGGGCCGGCGAGATCGCCGTGGACCGCCCGTGCCCGGAGCGGATGTTGCGGCTCTCGCGGATGGCGAAAGAGGCCCTTGAGCGCCATGGCCTGCGGGCGGATCGCGCAGAGACCATGTGTCTCCCCTGCACCGGGTGCGATATCACGCCGCACCGCGATGTATGACCGAAACAGCGCAGGTCATCAGCGTGCGCTGGCAGTCTTACGAGGGAGGCTGATCAGGTTATTGGTGCGCTAATGCACCCTCGATATGTTCCGGGTGCGTGTAGATGTTCATCTTCCCCGCCCGGACGAACCCGATCACGCAGAGCCCTGTTCTCTCCGCCGTCTCGATCGCGAGGCTGGTCGTCGCCCCCCGGGATGCGATGATCGGGATGCCTGCCACCAGGCATTTGCGCACCATCTCGGAAGAGATCCTCCCCGAGGTGAGGGCGAAGCTGCGGGAGAGATCGATGCCCTCCCGCAGGGCACGGCCGATCACTTTGTCGAAGGCATTGTGCCGCCCGATGTCCTGCGATCTGATGATCAGGCCGTCCCCTCGCGACAAACCCACAGCATGGACCCCTCCTGTCATCTTGTGGATCCCGGAATCTTCAGTCAGGAGCTGCTTCATCCCCTCCGCTATAGAGGCAGCGGATACTGCAAATGCGGACGTTATTCTCGGGAGTCTCTGGAGATCAAAGGGCGAGGAGATCCCACCGCACCCCGATAGGACGATCTTCTTCGCGCCGATCGCCTTGAACAGGTTCTTCGTGAGCACGTTCACGATGTTCTTCTCCACTTTCATGGATTCGATGTCATCTATCCCCTCGATGATCCGCTCTGTGTAGAGGAATCCCACAACGAACTCCTCGATCTCGTTCGGGCTCACCATGGCGGTCACGGCAGTCCGCCCGTTGACGTTCACCGTCAACGGCGTCTCCTCGACGACGGTGTGAATGCCAGCGGTGAATTGGCCGTCGTTCACCCTTATGATCGGGAACTCACGCTGCATTC
The genomic region above belongs to Methanomicrobiales archaeon and contains:
- the fdhD gene encoding formate dehydrogenase accessory sulfurtransferase FdhD; this encodes MQREFPIIRVNDGQFTAGIHTVVEETPLTVNVNGRTAVTAMVSPNEIEEFVVGFLYTERIIEGIDDIESMKVEKNIVNVLTKNLFKAIGAKKIVLSGCGGISSPFDLQRLPRITSAFAVSAASIAEGMKQLLTEDSGIHKMTGGVHAVGLSRGDGLIIRSQDIGRHNAFDKVIGRALREGIDLSRSFALTSGRISSEMVRKCLVAGIPIIASRGATTSLAIETAERTGLCVIGFVRAGKMNIYTHPEHIEGALAHQ
- a CDS encoding radical SAM protein, which encodes MPHDMTAEEKAELISIGSADIDASLLGEELKTAATAGPGAGGESFFVRSGARRVRLSINPNSPIKVIRDGDGVAVVRGGRLITRGILEQPLCHCPRQAYITLSERCIYNCRFCPVPKIQGPLKDIPTVLRMVEAAAATGELEAIALTSGVADSPYLEAERAVEVVKALAREYDLPIGVSIYPTWRSSEDLFAAGATEIKYNVETMDHALFSRICPGLDHRFILESLAKAVPIFGRGRVASNFIIGLGEDDACVREGVTVLAEMGVIPILRPITASPLRAGEIAVDRPCPERMLRLSRMAKEALERHGLRADRAETMCLPCTGCDITPHRDV